A single Penaeus chinensis breed Huanghai No. 1 chromosome 7, ASM1920278v2, whole genome shotgun sequence DNA region contains:
- the LOC125027139 gene encoding uncharacterized protein LOC125027139, producing the protein MALLDDDSPRECRICFNDFDEAERRPRNLPCGHTFCTLCIAGTFRVNKFTCPSCRAAHVALDVTVFPVSYITEAFVRYVRRRSPEDDALGRRPLQEEEVRLRKLIFGCQETQTHLDHCAAEVAKAGREASRMATRIDAIAEHNRRVLQHMLEDHRRVASKCGGGAAEEEQPFSPRSRLDFHVAMAATPGDAAAFPEASGSVGAAGEQPVSPRDPSADRFRLSRLTEHIERATAAVRRGDANIWETSQSVAKYKKGARGRSGVVGELEAGGVYALDDPSNSPPSFPGAPPPRSARMTLSDEKLYLHVLKDQPAPPYARVLKHCEAMRLVDPFYSVVFLEMGWGGAARGRVHIRLTPNDRRAQQFLSLCTGQGGRSYVDTQLLQVGYKGRPGEYVVGGGLDDVAIEEEELGRECQKRASVGLVWGWCEADAHSGPSSLGSGSRFAITTKHPGPGTSYCRVFGKVEAGLEVLKAATKLKDITEVTVLDCGIVVTF; encoded by the exons GACGACGACAGCCCGCGCGAATGCAGGATCTGCTTCAACGACTTCGACGAGGCGGAGCGGCGCCCCAGGAACCTGCCGTGCGGACACACCTTCTGCACGCTGTGCATCGCCGGCACCTTCCGCGTCAACAAGTTCACGTGCCCGAGCTGCCGCGCCGCCCACGTCGCCCTCGACGTCACGGTCTTCCCCGTCAGCTACATCACCGAGGCCTTCGTCAGGTACGTGCGCCGGCGGAGCCCCGAGGATGACGCCCTCGGCAGGCGgccgctgcaggaggaggaggtccggCTGCGCAAGCTGATCTTCGGCTGCCAGGAGACCCAGACGCACCTGGACCACTGCGCGGCCGAGGTGGCCAAGGCGGGGCGCGAGGCCTCGCGGATGGCCACGCGCATCGACGCCATCGCCGAGCACAACCGCCGCGTCCTGCAGCACATGCTGGAGGACCACCGCCGCGTCGCGAGCAAGTGCGGCGGAGGCGCCGCCGAGGAGGAGCAGCCCTTCAGCCCGCGGAGTCGCCTCGACTTCCACGTGGCCATGGCGGCCACCCCCGGGGACGCGGCGGCCTTCCCCGAGGCGTCCGGCAGCGTGGGCGCCGCGGGAGAGCAGCCGGTGTCGCCGCGGGACCCGTCGGCAGACAGGTTCCGCCTCTCGAGGCTCACG GAACATATTGAGCGTGCGACAGCTGCTGTCCGAAGGGGAGACGCAAATATTTGGGAAACGTCGCAGTCTGTGGCAAAGTACAAG aaGGGCGCCCGCGGCAGATCCGGCGTGGTCGGGGAACTCGAGGCCGGCGGAGTGTACGCCCTGGACgacccctccaactcccccccctccttccccggtgCCCCCCCCCCGCGCTCCGCCAGGATGACTCTGAGCGACGAGAAGCTGTACCTCCACGTGCTCAAGGACCAGCCCGCTCCGCCTTATGCTCGGGTtttgaag CACTGCGAGGCCATGCGGCTGGTGGACCCCTTCTACAGCGTGGTGTTCCTGGAGATGGGCTGGGGCGGCGCGGCGCGGGGGCGCGTGCACATCCGCCTGACGCCCAACGACCGCCGCGCTCAGCAGTTCCTGTCCCTGTGCACGGGCCAGGGAGGGCGGAGTTACGTGGACACGCAGCTGCTGCAGGTGGGCTACAAGGGACGCCCGGGGGAGTACGTGGTGGGCGGCGGGCTGGACGACGTGGCcatcgaggaggaggagctggggcGCGAGTGCCAGAAGCGGGCGTCGGTGGGGCTGGTGTGGGGCTGGTGCGAGGCGGACGCGCACTCGGGGCCAAGCAGCCTCGGCAGCGGGTCGCGCTTCGCTATCACCACCAAGCACCCGGGCCCGGGCACCAGCTACTGCCGCGTCTTCGGGAAGGTGGAGGCGGGGCTCGAGGTCCTCAAGGCCGCCACCAAGCTCAAGGACATCACGGAGGTCACGGTGCTCGACTGCGGCATCGTCGTGACCTTCTGA